A genome region from Blochmannia endosymbiont of Polyrhachis (Hedomyrma) turneri includes the following:
- a CDS encoding BolA/IbaG family iron-sulfur metabolism protein, giving the protein MDISEIKNLLIRRLELNNVYINEDDGKHYWIIVIGDCFLNINMLQRQKMVYSVLMQYILDGYIHSVFIQSFTVIEWEEACKLNLQ; this is encoded by the coding sequence ATGGATATTAGTGAAATTAAGAATTTATTGATTCGCCGTCTTGAGTTAAATAATGTATATATTAATGAAGATGATGGTAAACATTATTGGATTATTGTTATAGGTGATTGTTTTTTGAATATAAATATGTTGCAAAGGCAAAAAATGGTTTATTCGGTATTGATGCAGTATATTTTAGATGGTTATATTCATTCAGTTTTCATTCAGTCTTTTACTGTCATTGAATGGGAGGAAGCGTGCAAATTGAATTTGCAATAA
- a CDS encoding Do family serine endopeptidase, producing the protein MKKIFLNTLLILTISTGMNLNITNQAALPNEIQKQEKEIPSLAPMLDKVLPAVVSVHVEGTQPVRRLTLPKEFKYFFGPEIPGGSIGSRPFEGLGSGVIINSKKGYIITNNHVVNGANKIKIQLNDGREFNAKLVGHDEQTDLALLQLPKPKNLIEVTMADSDVLKVGDFAVAVGNPFGLGQTATSGIVSALGRSGLNLEGLENFIQTDASINRGNSGGALVNLKGELIGINTAILAPGGGNIGIGFAIPSNIVKNLSQQLIEFGEVKRGQLGIKGTELTSDIAKAFNIHAQRGAFVSEVLPGSAAAKANIKAGDIIISIQGKPIQSFAELRVKVGTTAPGNTIQLGLLRNSKYQTVSVVLDDSSSVSTTEEVLTPALQGASLSNGNLKDGTKGVQVEDVIKDSPAAAIGLQKGDIIIGLNRERIRNLSQLKKALNGKPAVMALNIIRGDANIFLLLR; encoded by the coding sequence ATGAAAAAAATATTTTTAAATACATTGTTGATACTAACTATATCTACAGGAATGAATCTAAATATCACTAATCAAGCTGCATTACCTAATGAAATACAAAAACAAGAAAAAGAAATACCAAGTTTAGCTCCAATGTTAGACAAAGTACTACCAGCTGTAGTTAGCGTACATGTAGAAGGTACTCAACCGGTACGACGACTAACTTTACCAAAAGAGTTTAAATACTTCTTCGGTCCCGAAATTCCAGGAGGTAGCATAGGATCACGGCCATTTGAAGGATTAGGATCCGGAGTAATTATTAACTCTAAAAAGGGATACATAATTACCAATAACCACGTAGTTAACGGTGCAAACAAAATAAAAATACAACTTAATGATGGAAGAGAATTCAATGCCAAATTAGTCGGACATGATGAACAAACGGACCTGGCTCTCTTACAACTACCAAAACCCAAAAATCTTATTGAAGTTACAATGGCTGACTCTGATGTTCTCAAAGTGGGAGATTTCGCCGTAGCAGTAGGTAATCCATTTGGTTTAGGACAAACAGCAACTTCTGGAATCGTATCAGCATTAGGAAGAAGTGGATTAAATCTTGAAGGACTCGAAAACTTCATTCAAACAGATGCTTCTATTAACCGGGGAAACTCTGGAGGTGCATTAGTCAATCTTAAAGGTGAATTAATTGGAATTAATACTGCTATTTTAGCACCAGGAGGAGGTAATATTGGCATAGGATTCGCTATTCCAAGTAACATCGTAAAAAATTTAAGTCAACAATTAATTGAATTTGGTGAAGTTAAACGAGGACAATTAGGAATAAAAGGCACTGAATTAACCTCAGATATTGCTAAAGCATTTAACATTCATGCACAACGAGGTGCTTTTGTTAGTGAAGTACTACCAGGATCAGCAGCTGCTAAAGCCAATATCAAAGCTGGAGACATTATTATATCTATTCAAGGAAAACCTATACAAAGCTTTGCAGAATTACGCGTGAAAGTTGGAACTACAGCTCCTGGAAATACCATTCAACTAGGCCTATTACGAAACAGCAAATATCAAACTGTTTCTGTTGTATTAGATGACAGCAGTTCTGTCAGCACTACCGAGGAGGTATTAACTCCAGCCCTACAAGGAGCTTCTTTAAGTAATGGAAACCTAAAAGATGGAACAAAAGGGGTGCAAGTTGAAGATGTGATAAAAGATTCTCCAGCTGCAGCTATTGGATTACAAAAAGGAGATATTATCATAGGACTAAACCGAGAACGAATACGTAATCTTTCACAATTAAAAAAAGCGTTAAACGGAAAACCAGCAGTCATGGCCCTCAATATTATAAGAGGAGATGCTAATATTTTCTTACTATTACGTTAA
- the rplM gene encoding 50S ribosomal protein L13, with translation MNKELQVTKKKSKWYVIDASDKILGRLASELACLLRGKHKVEYVPYLSYGDYCIVLNAGRIVVTGRKKINKRYFHHTGYPGGIKECTFSEMLARAPERVIEIAVKGMLPKGPLGRIMYRKLRVYSGSKHPHVAQKPSVLELSNSKKRY, from the coding sequence ATGAATAAAGAGTTACAGGTTACAAAAAAAAAATCGAAATGGTATGTTATAGATGCGTCGGATAAAATTTTAGGACGTTTGGCCAGTGAGCTAGCTTGTTTGTTGCGCGGGAAACATAAAGTAGAGTATGTTCCATATTTGAGTTATGGGGATTATTGTATCGTATTAAATGCTGGCAGAATTGTTGTTACTGGTCGTAAAAAAATAAATAAAAGATATTTTCATCATACTGGCTATCCTGGTGGTATTAAGGAGTGTACGTTTTCTGAGATGTTAGCACGTGCGCCTGAGAGAGTTATTGAAATTGCTGTAAAAGGAATGTTGCCAAAGGGACCATTAGGTCGGATAATGTATCGAAAATTAAGGGTTTATTCTGGTTCTAAACATCCTCATGTAGCACAAAAGCCTAGTGTGTTAGAGTTATCAAATAGCAAAAAAAGATACTAA
- the rsmI gene encoding 16S rRNA (cytidine(1402)-2'-O)-methyltransferase has translation MSSTLYIVPTPIGNLEDITYRALSVLRKVNLIAAEDTRHTSLLLNHFSINTPLFVFHAYNEKKRVPVLLSKLRLGHAVALVSDAGTPLINDPGYCLVRSCCLLGVRVVPLPGACAAITALSASGLPTNRFCFEGFLPSRQRVRINYLRKIFNETRTLIFYVSKYDMLNVLRDMVVVFGSERYVVLVRELTKMWESIYRGVLKEVLDRVEHGQISIRGEIVLVVAGYCINKQKKREEMLSMEVRYIIDLLAKELPYRRVIDLVVKICGVNKNMVYKYLLKEEI, from the coding sequence ATTTCTTCGACATTATATATAGTTCCTACTCCTATTGGAAATTTAGAGGATATTACATATAGGGCTTTGTCGGTTTTACGTAAAGTCAATCTTATTGCAGCAGAAGATACACGGCACACTAGTTTATTGTTAAATCATTTTTCTATTAATACTCCATTATTTGTTTTTCATGCGTATAATGAAAAAAAGAGAGTGCCGGTGTTGTTATCTAAATTGCGATTAGGCCATGCTGTTGCTTTAGTTTCTGATGCAGGAACACCATTAATTAATGATCCCGGATACTGTTTAGTGCGTTCTTGTTGTTTACTTGGTGTCCGTGTAGTGCCGTTGCCTGGTGCATGTGCTGCAATTACTGCATTATCAGCTTCTGGATTACCTACGAATCGTTTTTGCTTTGAAGGTTTTTTACCGTCCAGACAGCGAGTGCGTATAAATTATTTAAGAAAAATTTTTAATGAAACACGAACGTTGATTTTTTATGTTTCAAAGTATGATATGTTAAATGTTTTACGAGATATGGTGGTTGTTTTTGGTTCAGAACGTTATGTTGTTTTAGTTCGTGAATTAACAAAAATGTGGGAATCTATCTATAGGGGGGTGTTAAAAGAGGTATTAGATAGGGTAGAACATGGTCAGATTTCTATTCGTGGTGAAATAGTTTTAGTTGTTGCAGGGTATTGCATTAATAAGCAGAAAAAAAGAGAAGAAATGTTATCCATGGAGGTTAGATATATAATAGATTTATTAGCAAAAGAGTTGCCATATAGAAGAGTAATAGATTTAGTGGTGAAGATATGTGGAGTCAATAAAAACATGGTGTATAAATATCTATTAAAGGAAGAAATTTAG
- a CDS encoding DedA family protein, translating to MRVFEEVLYAFWNYDCKSFSDVSNLVTVVYLLAFIVLFLENGILVTSFLPGDTLLIFFGMLIAKGILSFPLTVCILTVAASLGSWVGYIQGRWLESAVLKNSWFAYLPQRYRCLAFRIFDSYGLFALFIGRFVVFVRTLLPMLAALSGFHGIRFHFFNWVSAFCWILILTVLGFFLGKTDLIQSYDHQQVVYFLLIVIFFVVVLIGIIRVIFFKISHVKK from the coding sequence ATGCGTGTGTTTGAGGAAGTGCTATATGCATTTTGGAATTATGATTGTAAATCATTTTCTGATGTTAGTAATTTAGTAACAGTAGTGTATTTATTGGCTTTTATAGTATTGTTTTTAGAAAATGGAATACTTGTTACTTCTTTTTTGCCTGGTGATACTTTGTTAATTTTTTTTGGTATGTTGATAGCAAAAGGTATTTTAAGTTTTCCGCTTACAGTATGTATATTAACTGTTGCAGCTAGCTTAGGTAGCTGGGTAGGTTATATACAGGGAAGGTGGTTGGAAAGCGCGGTTTTAAAAAATTCTTGGTTTGCGTATTTACCCCAACGTTATCGTTGTTTGGCTTTTCGAATTTTTGATTCTTATGGATTGTTTGCATTATTTATTGGTCGTTTTGTTGTTTTTGTTCGAACTTTGTTGCCTATGTTAGCTGCTTTATCTGGTTTTCATGGCATCCGTTTTCATTTTTTTAATTGGGTTAGTGCTTTTTGTTGGATATTAATATTGACTGTATTAGGATTCTTTTTAGGAAAAACGGATTTAATTCAATCGTACGATCATCAACAAGTAGTGTATTTTTTGTTAATTGTTATTTTTTTTGTGGTAGTATTAATTGGTATTATAAGAGTCATTTTCTTTAAGATATCACATGTAAAAAAATAA
- the lptB gene encoding LPS export ABC transporter ATP-binding protein, producing MSILAAYNLKKTKKKQKIIHNVTLEINSGEIVGLLGPNGAGKSTIFYILLGIIQHDSGYILLNTINISTLPLYLRARHGMSYLPQENSIFRQLTVFNNLMAVLEIQKKMNKTQKYQHIKKIMNEFQISHLSNIKGDMLSGGERRRVEIARAITVNPKFILLDEPFSGIDPIAINNIKKIIKQLKKNGIGILITDHNVQETLNICNKAYILDKGTIIATGKPKAILNNKYLQQIYLGNQNNT from the coding sequence ATGTCTATTTTAGCTGCATATAATTTAAAAAAAACAAAAAAAAAACAAAAAATAATCCACAATGTCACTTTAGAAATTAATTCTGGAGAAATAGTAGGATTATTAGGGCCTAATGGGGCTGGTAAAAGTACCATATTTTATATACTATTAGGCATCATTCAACATGATTCAGGATATATCTTACTGAATACAATAAATATTAGCACATTACCACTATATTTACGAGCAAGACATGGAATGAGTTACTTACCTCAAGAAAATTCAATATTTCGTCAATTAACAGTCTTCAATAATTTAATGGCCGTATTAGAAATTCAAAAAAAAATGAACAAAACACAAAAATATCAACACATCAAAAAAATAATGAATGAGTTTCAAATTTCGCATTTAAGTAATATTAAAGGTGACATGCTATCAGGAGGTGAACGAAGACGAGTGGAAATTGCACGAGCAATTACCGTTAATCCAAAATTCATATTACTTGACGAACCATTCTCGGGAATAGATCCAATTGCAATCAATAACATCAAAAAAATTATTAAGCAATTAAAAAAAAACGGTATTGGTATACTAATTACCGATCATAACGTTCAAGAAACACTAAATATTTGCAATAAAGCTTACATACTCGACAAAGGAACAATAATCGCTACAGGTAAACCTAAAGCAATCTTGAACAATAAATACTTACAACAAATATATCTCGGTAATCAAAATAACACTTAA
- the dolP gene encoding division/outer membrane stress-associated lipid-binding lipoprotein translates to MKILNTRYITLGLVLLLMCTILQQCSGTLILGTATLATKILKDPRTLGTQINDKTLEIHIANALSNNKQIKQKTRIISSVYQGNVLLTGQSPSITIIHQAEKIIMNIPGTKKVYNEIRNIKPLTLNKILMDWWISSKIHLYCLMNKNITLSNIKIVTENKEVFLLGQTSHQEKKTIIRTVSKIQGITHIILGIQYI, encoded by the coding sequence ATGAAAATATTGAATACTCGGTATATCACACTAGGATTAGTATTACTTCTAATGTGCACAATACTACAACAATGTTCAGGAACACTCATACTTGGAACAGCTACTCTTGCTACTAAAATACTTAAAGACCCACGAACACTTGGAACACAAATAAATGATAAAACATTAGAAATACACATTGCTAACGCTTTATCCAACAACAAACAAATAAAACAAAAGACAAGAATTATCAGTTCGGTCTATCAAGGAAATGTCCTACTAACAGGACAATCACCTTCAATTACTATCATTCATCAAGCTGAAAAAATCATAATGAACATTCCAGGCACTAAAAAAGTGTATAACGAAATTCGAAATATTAAACCACTAACATTAAATAAAATACTCATGGATTGGTGGATTAGTAGCAAAATTCACCTATACTGCCTAATGAACAAAAATATAACATTATCGAATATAAAAATTGTAACTGAAAACAAAGAGGTATTTCTTTTAGGACAAACATCACACCAAGAAAAAAAAACAATAATACGCACTGTGAGTAAAATACAAGGTATCACACATATAATACTTGGGATACAATATATTTAG
- the rpsI gene encoding 30S ribosomal protein S9 — translation MKLNSHKYYYATGRRKHSTARVFLKDGTGEIVINNRALDQYFGRRTTQFLVKQPLTLVNMLDEFDLYITVKGGGNSGQAGAIRHGISRALLKYDETLKVLLRQVGFVTRDARRVERKKCGFRKSRRRPQFSKR, via the coding sequence ATGAAGTTAAATTCTCATAAATATTATTATGCTACCGGTCGTCGTAAACATTCAACGGCTCGTGTTTTTCTTAAAGATGGCACGGGTGAAATTGTTATTAATAATCGTGCTTTGGATCAGTATTTTGGTAGGCGTACTACCCAGTTTCTTGTGAAACAGCCATTAACGTTAGTAAATATGTTAGATGAGTTTGATTTGTATATTACAGTAAAAGGTGGTGGTAATTCTGGGCAAGCTGGTGCCATACGTCATGGCATATCACGTGCTTTGTTGAAATATGATGAAACATTAAAAGTATTGTTGCGTCAAGTCGGTTTTGTTACCCGTGATGCTCGACGGGTAGAACGAAAGAAATGTGGTTTTCGTAAATCTCGCCGTCGACCTCAGTTTTCCAAACGGTAG
- a CDS encoding metal ABC transporter ATP-binding protein: MIKLNNLSIGYSGRSIKLPSITGQFKRGSMTAILGTNGIGKSTFLKTLAGFLPPAGGELKFNTCKMPRISYLPQRIRVNYRFPLSVFDVVAMGCWPVTGLLKKIDEQQNSVILESLRCVKLDRILQKDISVLSAGQFQCMLFARLLVQQSSLILLDEPFNSIDCQTCDLMLSVIDQLHYRGSTIIIVLHNSNIVTEYFSDTLLLSNSVHVWEHI; the protein is encoded by the coding sequence ATGATAAAATTGAACAATTTATCTATTGGATATTCTGGTCGGAGTATTAAGTTGCCTAGTATTACTGGACAATTTAAACGGGGTAGTATGACTGCTATTCTTGGTACCAATGGTATTGGAAAATCGACTTTTTTAAAAACATTAGCTGGTTTTTTGCCTCCAGCTGGTGGAGAATTAAAATTCAATACGTGCAAGATGCCAAGAATTAGTTATTTACCTCAAAGAATTCGGGTAAATTATCGATTTCCATTGAGTGTTTTTGATGTTGTGGCTATGGGTTGTTGGCCAGTTACTGGATTATTAAAGAAAATTGATGAACAGCAAAATAGTGTGATTTTAGAATCTTTACGATGTGTAAAATTAGATCGAATATTACAAAAAGATATATCTGTTTTGTCAGCAGGGCAATTTCAATGTATGTTGTTTGCTCGTTTGTTAGTTCAACAATCTTCTTTGATTTTGTTAGATGAGCCGTTTAATAGTATTGATTGTCAGACATGTGATCTGATGTTATCTGTTATTGATCAATTACATTATAGAGGATCTACTATTATTATTGTATTACATAATAGTAATATTGTTACTGAGTATTTTTCTGATACTTTGTTATTAAGTAACAGTGTGCATGTTTGGGAACATATTTAA
- a CDS encoding metal ABC transporter permease, translating into MFDIFVLLFDPFICHGFMRRALVACCALSLSSTPIGVFLLLRHMTLIGDALSHSILPGVAIGYFFFGESVIAMGFGGLISGVLVSIFSGWISLKNVLREEASFAAVYLMFLSFGVILVSVHGSNLDLLDLLFGSVFSINVAQIRFIGIVSTITFFSLSIFYRALVIETFNSTFLQCCSVQYFQYIHMLFLLLVVLNLVASFQVIGTLMSVGLMIFPSLSVCYWTCNLLTMLCMSVCIAILSSLIGLLSAFYMLLPPGPVIVLCNSIFFLLSMLFGRYRHVVVF; encoded by the coding sequence ATGTTTGATATATTTGTTTTATTATTTGATCCTTTTATTTGTCATGGTTTTATGCGTAGAGCACTTGTTGCTTGTTGTGCATTATCTTTAAGTAGTACTCCTATAGGTGTATTTTTGTTATTGCGACACATGACTTTAATAGGTGATGCATTGTCTCATTCCATTTTACCAGGAGTAGCAATTGGATATTTTTTTTTCGGTGAATCTGTAATTGCTATGGGTTTTGGTGGATTAATTTCTGGAGTATTAGTGAGTATATTTTCAGGGTGGATAAGTTTAAAAAATGTTTTGAGAGAAGAAGCTAGTTTTGCTGCTGTATATCTTATGTTTTTATCTTTTGGTGTTATTTTAGTATCAGTACATGGCTCTAATCTAGATTTATTAGATTTATTATTTGGTTCTGTGTTTTCTATTAATGTTGCCCAGATTCGATTTATTGGGATTGTTAGCACTATAACTTTTTTTAGTTTGTCTATTTTTTATCGAGCATTAGTTATTGAAACATTCAATTCAACATTTCTGCAGTGTTGTTCAGTACAGTATTTTCAATATATTCATATGTTGTTTTTGTTACTGGTTGTATTAAATTTAGTAGCTAGTTTTCAGGTAATTGGTACTTTAATGTCTGTTGGATTAATGATTTTTCCTTCATTGTCTGTTTGTTATTGGACTTGTAATTTGTTAACAATGTTATGTATGTCGGTATGTATTGCAATATTATCTTCGTTAATAGGTTTATTAAGCGCGTTTTATATGTTATTACCTCCTGGTCCGGTTATTGTACTATGTAATAGTATCTTTTTTTTGTTATCAATGTTGTTTGGCAGATATAGACATGTAGTTGTATTTTAG
- the lptA gene encoding lipopolysaccharide transport periplasmic protein LptA, protein MKHNIHKNKYHYKSLFKKQTLVLLFISTQNTQALIQTHNIETPIHIYANHQSIDITRNILTITGNVVIQQNNIIIYADKAIINKKKTKHTITTYGNPSILYYSKNNKNQILITSSYILYNEKKNTVILQGQAYLKTNNNILQSNCLIYIIKKRYVETCNQRNDCTKTIITIDNIHSKKNVHNNISHNTTK, encoded by the coding sequence ATGAAACACAACATTCACAAAAACAAATACCATTATAAATCATTATTTAAAAAACAAACTCTAGTATTATTATTTATCAGCACACAAAATACACAAGCACTCATTCAAACTCACAATATAGAAACACCAATACACATTTATGCTAATCACCAAAGCATTGACATAACAAGAAATATATTAACTATTACAGGCAATGTAGTTATTCAACAAAACAATATTATTATTTATGCAGATAAAGCTATCATTAATAAAAAAAAAACAAAACATACAATAACAACTTACGGAAACCCAAGCATTCTTTATTATTCAAAAAATAACAAAAACCAAATATTAATCACATCTTCATATATATTATACAATGAAAAAAAAAATACTGTTATATTACAAGGACAAGCTTATTTAAAAACAAATAACAACATATTACAAAGCAATTGCTTAATTTACATTATTAAAAAAAGATATGTAGAAACATGCAATCAACGCAATGATTGTACTAAAACAATAATCACAATCGATAATATACATAGCAAAAAAAACGTACATAATAACATTTCACACAATACCACAAAATAA
- the murA gene encoding UDP-N-acetylglucosamine 1-carboxyvinyltransferase: MHKFYIQGPTELKGEVLISGSKNSALPILFASLLTDKPVEIRNIPNLKDVDITIQLLHQLGAKVESDGAIFIDASTVNTCCVSHNLVKSIRASIWILAPLLARFGYGEIFLPGGCSIGKRPVDLHIHGLQKLGAHIQQLESGYIKASVNGRLRGAHIVMEKISVGATVSIMSAATLAEGITVIENAAREPEVIDTANFLITLGTHIVGAGSDKIIIKGVRKLGGGSYYIIPDRIETGTFLVAAAISRGDVICRYSDPLVLENVLIKLYEAGAKITIGNDWIRLNMFGRRPKAVSIRTSPYPGFPTDMQAQFSLLNVIAEGNGVIVESVFENRFMHIQELVRMGAKVYIQGNMLVCYGVNTLVGTHVMASDLRGSASLVLAGCIAEGLTTVHSVHHIDRGYDCIDQKLCNLGAYIDRVFDE, translated from the coding sequence ATGCATAAATTTTATATTCAAGGTCCTACAGAATTAAAAGGTGAGGTTTTAATTTCAGGTTCAAAAAATTCTGCTTTACCGATTTTATTTGCTAGCTTATTAACTGATAAGCCAGTGGAAATTAGAAATATACCTAATTTGAAAGATGTTGATATTACTATTCAATTGTTACATCAATTGGGTGCTAAAGTAGAGAGTGATGGTGCTATATTTATAGATGCTAGTACTGTGAATACTTGTTGTGTGTCACATAATTTAGTAAAAAGTATACGAGCTTCTATTTGGATTTTAGCTCCGTTATTAGCTCGATTTGGTTATGGTGAAATATTTTTACCTGGTGGTTGTTCTATCGGAAAGAGACCTGTAGATTTACATATTCACGGATTACAGAAATTAGGTGCTCATATTCAACAATTAGAATCTGGATATATAAAAGCATCAGTAAATGGACGCTTGCGTGGTGCTCATATTGTTATGGAGAAAATTAGTGTAGGTGCCACGGTGAGTATAATGAGTGCGGCTACTTTAGCTGAGGGTATAACTGTAATTGAAAATGCTGCTCGTGAACCTGAAGTGATTGATACTGCGAATTTTTTAATTACATTGGGGACACATATTGTTGGGGCAGGTAGTGATAAAATTATTATTAAAGGAGTGAGGAAATTAGGGGGGGGGAGTTATTATATTATTCCCGATCGTATTGAAACTGGAACATTTCTAGTAGCAGCAGCAATTTCTCGCGGTGATGTGATATGTCGCTATTCTGATCCATTGGTTTTAGAAAATGTGTTGATAAAATTATATGAAGCTGGGGCTAAGATTACGATAGGTAATGATTGGATACGTTTGAATATGTTTGGACGGCGTCCTAAGGCAGTATCGATAAGAACTAGTCCGTATCCAGGATTTCCAACTGATATGCAAGCTCAATTTAGTTTATTGAATGTTATTGCTGAAGGGAACGGGGTAATTGTAGAAAGTGTTTTTGAAAATCGTTTCATGCATATCCAAGAATTAGTGCGTATGGGTGCCAAAGTATATATACAGGGCAATATGTTGGTGTGTTATGGGGTTAATACTTTAGTTGGGACTCATGTTATGGCAAGTGATTTGAGAGGTTCTGCCAGTTTAGTGTTAGCTGGTTGTATTGCAGAAGGGTTAACCACAGTACATTCTGTTCATCATATTGATCGAGGATATGATTGTATAGATCAGAAATTATGTAATCTTGGTGCATATATCGATCGTGTTTTTGATGAATAA